One Thermomicrobiales bacterium genomic region harbors:
- a CDS encoding TIM barrel protein, translating to MSGTEHETGAAPSARIERGVSTWSLHRTLGEFAGAESAAHGGPFLPQVGAAPKQTLIDLLPELAARGYTTLHICHFHLESRDPAYLRAVRNSLERQGISLDTLLIDDGDLTAPDRDVQLAWYDGWLEAAAALGARRARIGAGRSAPTEELLRSSGQSLAALAARHPTVRVVTENWLGMTPDAESIFAVLEAAGDQIGLLIDLGNWHGPRKHAELAKIAAKAETCHAKCAVSAAGPDEADFGAALTVLRDAGFAGPLALIYDGPDPDEWYWLDREWEIVQRVFA from the coding sequence ATGTCTGGTACGGAGCATGAAACCGGCGCGGCGCCGAGTGCGCGCATCGAGCGAGGAGTCTCCACCTGGTCGCTCCATCGCACCCTCGGCGAGTTCGCGGGCGCAGAATCCGCCGCTCACGGCGGACCCTTCCTGCCGCAAGTTGGCGCCGCTCCCAAGCAGACACTGATCGACCTGCTCCCAGAGCTTGCCGCGCGCGGGTACACCACGCTCCATATCTGCCATTTTCATCTCGAGTCGCGCGACCCGGCGTATCTCCGCGCAGTGCGGAATTCGTTGGAGCGGCAGGGCATTTCGCTGGATACCCTCTTGATCGATGACGGCGATCTGACCGCGCCGGACAGAGACGTGCAGCTTGCCTGGTATGACGGTTGGCTCGAGGCGGCCGCGGCGCTTGGAGCGCGGCGTGCCCGCATCGGCGCCGGGCGAAGCGCTCCGACCGAGGAGTTGCTGCGTTCCAGCGGGCAGAGTCTCGCAGCGTTGGCCGCCAGGCATCCCACGGTGCGGGTCGTGACAGAGAACTGGTTGGGAATGACGCCCGATGCCGAATCCATCTTCGCGGTGCTGGAGGCTGCCGGCGACCAGATCGGTCTATTGATCGATCTCGGCAACTGGCATGGCCCCCGGAAACACGCGGAGTTGGCAAAGATCGCGGCGAAGGCGGAGACGTGCCACGCAAAGTGCGCCGTTTCGGCTGCCGGGCCCGACGAAGCGGACTTCGGCGCCGCGCTCACCGTTCTCAGAGACGCCGGTTTCGCCGGTCCGCTGGCGTTGATCTATGACGGACCTGATCCCGATGAGTGGTACTGGCTCGATCGTGAATGGGAGATCGTTCAGCGGGTCTTTGCCTAG